The following DNA comes from Alienimonas californiensis.
GCGGCATTCGGTGTCGGTGAGTCGCCAAGTCGCGGAGGCCCCGCGGGGCCTCCGCGTTACAATCCTCCGGGGCTTCGCCTGGAAGGCGATGGCCAGCCGTGCGACTTCGCGTCGTTGATCCCGCCGGTTTACTGCGGGTAGGCGGTTCCTCCGGGAACAGTCATCGGGGGTTCGATTCCCCCCCGGGCGAAGCCCTTTTTAGCTCTGAGGATTGATGAACGCCGTCGCCGCCCCGCCGCTCGACCCGCGGACGATCGAGTTCGACGTCCGCACCGAGGAGATGCTCGTCAACATGGGGCCGCAGCACCCCAGCACGCACGGCGTGCTGCGGCTGCTCCTCCGCACCGACGGGGAGATCGTCCGCGAGTGCACGCCGCACATCGGCTACCTGCACCGCTGCGCGGAGAAGATCGGCGAGAACCTCACGCCGGCCCAGTACATCCCGTACACGGACCGGATGGACTACCTCGCCGCGATGAACATGAACCTCGGCTGGTCCTGCACCGTCGAGAAAATGCTGGGGATCGACGTGCCGGAGAAGGGCCGGCACCTGCGGGTGGCGATCGCGGAGTTGGGCCGAATCGCCTCGCACCTGTTGGGTATGGGGGCGTACGGGTTGGACCTCGGGTCGTTCAGTCCGTTCCTGTACGCGTTCCGCGAACGGGAGATGATCCTCGACCTGTTCGAACACGTCTGCGGCGCCCGGCTGACCTACAGCTACCTCACCCCCGGCGGGGCGACGCACGACCTGCCGGAGGTCGTCCCGATGCCGCCCGGTCTCGCCGCGATGACCGGCGTGCCGGAGGGAACCGAAATGAGCTGGTGCGACGTCGTCCGGCACTTTCTCACCTGGTTCGAGCCCCGGATCGAGGAGTACCACACGCTGCTGACCCGCAACGGGATCTTCATCAAACGCACCGCCGGTCTCGGCGTGATGGACGCCGACATGGCGATCGGCCACGGCTGCACCGGCCCAGTCCTCCGCGGCAGCGGCGTCGACCACGATCTCCGCCGCGACGGCGAGGAGATCTACACGCGGCACTACGACGACTACGACTTCGACATTCCCGTCGGCCCGTTCCCCGAGGCCCCGCCCGAAGCCGTCCTCGGCGACAACTGGACGCGGTTCTACGTCCGGATGATGGAGGTCGTGCAGAGCGTCGGCCTGATCCGGCAGGCTCTGGACCGCTACGAGGCGACCGACGGCCCCTTCCGCGTCGCCCACCGCTGGAACCAGAAATTGCCGAAGGACGAGGTCTACCTCGAGACCGAGTGCCCCCGCGGGCAGATGGGCTTCGGCATCGTCGGCGACGGCAGTCCGATCCCGCTGCGGGCCCGGGCGAAAAGCAGTTCGTTCTGCAATCTCTCCGTGATCGGCCCGCTGAGCGTGGGCTGCTTTATCGCGGACGTGCCGTCGATCCTGGGCAGTCTCGACGTGGTGATGGGGGAGATCGACCGCTGAGTCCGCGGGGGTCGAACCTTTCGGCGGGCGTCGTGGTCTTTACGAACGGGGCGGGTGGCTTTACGATCCCCCCGCCTTCCGGCGACGCCGCTTTCGCCGCGTTCGGAACGCTTCGCCGTCGTAGCTCAGCTGGTAGAGCGACGCTCTCGTAAAGCGTAGGTCGTGGGTTCAAATCCCACCGACGGCTTTTTCATTCTTCACGGTGTGTCGGTCAACGGGACCGAAGGGGTGCGGCGGCGGGGGTCGCGGCGCCGTATGATCGGATGAGACGTTCGTCCCCCCTCGTTCCGAGGCTCTCGTGATTCGTACCTCCAGTTCTTCCACGCGCTCCGGGGCGACGCCGGCTGACAGATCGCGGAAGGACGATACGGTGGAGCAGACCGGCGGCGTGACGCAGTTCCTACCGGGGGTTCGGATCGGAGATCCGGACGCCGTCGGGGAGGTCGCCCGTCAGTATCTCCCCCGGGTCGTCCGCCTGTTGGAGCGAAAACTGCGCGGTTTACGGGCCGCCGACGCCGAGAATGTCGCCGGCAGCGTGTTTCTCGCCCTCTGGAATCACGCCGGCGGGGGCCGATTCGGGGCCGGCACGCTCAGCGATTCCGAAGATCTGTGGCGCTGGCTGCTCCGGGTGACCGACCGGAAGGCGATCGACTACGCCCGCCGGGAGAAAGCCGCGAAGCGAGGCGGCGGCCGCACCCGCGGGGCCGGCGACGTGTTCTCCGCGGAGGGGCCGTCCGACGGGCTGGACGGCGCCGCCTCCGTCGAGCTGTCGCCCGCGGATCTGGCCGCCTTCGCCGACACCTTCGAGAGGCTGATGGCGTCCCTCCCGAACGACCTGACCCGCGAGGTGGTGGTCGGCCGCCTGGAATCCCGCACCAGCGGCGAGATCGCCCGGGCGTTGGGCGTTTCGCCGAAAACCGTCAAGCGGAAGCTTTCCGGGATCCGCGATCTCATCCGCTCCGGCGTCATCGACGGGCTTGCCCCGCCGACGGCCCGACGCGGGAGCGGCGACGACGTGCCCGAGGACGCGGACGACTGAAACCCGGCGAGCGGCCCTCGCTGGAGGCGTCCGCGGCGACGTCGGTTCCTCAGGAGGCGAGATCCCGCCACAGCCGCCGCCGTCCCCAACCGCGACGCAGGAACTGAGCCTGCAGTTCGCCGCGGCTGGAGACGCCGAAGTGCTTGTAGATGCGATGCACCTGTTTGTGCACCGTGCCCTCGGAGACGTTGAGCACGCCGGCCACCTCTTTCTCGAGCAGCCCGTCGAGCCAGTAGTGCAGGACGGTGCGGGCGCGATGGGTGAGGGCGTCCGGCGAGGCGTCGCCCGGGTGACTCAACCGGCGACCGGCCGAGGCGAGTTCCCGCACCGCGACGCGGGTCAGACGGGCGCCGATCGCACTCGGTTCAGCGTCGCCCGCCGGGCCGAGGAGCAGGACGAGTTCGCGGCCGGAGCCGTCCCGCCAGACCAACGCCGTCCCCACCCGGGAATCGCCCGCCGGCCCCACCCGCGGCGCCGGCGGGGGCGAGTCGGGAAGATCGCCGGCCATCAGGGGCTTGGCGACGAACGCTTTTCGATTGGCCTCGGCGGCGGCGTCGGGCAGTGCCTCGACCGAGCTCCGGGCCGTCGCGAGCAGGGCGGCGCGGGAGGTCCGCAACCCGCGGGAACTGGACTTCCGCCGTAACGCCCGCCATTCGCCGCTCGGCAGCACGACGCCGCTCTGCGGAAACACGACCGCCGCCCGGTCGGCTCCCGTCCACTTTCGGACGGCCCGCATCAGCAGCATCGTCCAGCACCCCGGGTTCTCGCCGCATTCCAAGCACTCCCGCGCCACGCGGCAGGCCTCCGACACCTGGCCCACCGTTAGGCGACGGCGCGGGGCGCCGCGGTCGGGACGGTCCTCGTCGGCACGCGGAGACGCTTCCTGCATCATCGAAAACGGCGTGTGCGAAGCGGTGAGCCGCGTCATGGGAACGGTTCGTCCGAGGTGGAGGGGAGGGCAGGAACTGATCAGTCCACTCCCATGAACGGAAACCGCCGTCGCAGGGGGACACCCGCGGTCGCATTCCTCCCTCACCGAACAAGAAACCGCCCCGCTTCCCCAAGCCGGAACGCCGCGTTAGAGCGCTTTGCGGACCGAGGGGCCGACCGGCTGGGCGATCAGGATGCCGTCGACGTCGACCACCGCCACGCGATCGCGGCCGGCTTCCTTCGCGGCGAACAGGGCGCTGTCCGCCCGACGGATCAGGCGATCGGCGGCGGCGCCGGCCCCGCCGTGCTGGGGGGTGTCGATCGGGTCGGCGGCGGCGACGCCGAAGCTGGCGGTCATCGGCAGCGTGCGACCGTCGTCCGTCACGCCCGCCGCCCGGATCGCCGTAGCGACCTTCTCCGCATGGGCGGCGGCCTCGGCGGCGGTGTGATCGGGCAGGGCGGCGAGGAACTCCTCCCCGCCGTAGCGGCACAGCCGCGCGCCGACCGGCAGCAGGTCCCGCCAGATCGTCGCCGCCTGTCGGATCGCCGCGTCGCCGGCGGGGTGGCCGAAGCTGTCGTTGAACGTTTTGAAGTGGTCGAGGTCGCCGATCACCGTGGCGACGCTGTGCCCCCGGCGCTGGGCGTGTCCGGGGACGAGCATCGCCGCCAGATCCTCCAGCAGCGGGTCCCGGCGGAGCAGGCCGGTGAGGTCGTCCCGGCGAGCGCGCCCTTGGATCTGATCGAATCGGCGGGCGTTCTCCAGCGCCGTCGCGGCAAAGCGGGCCAACGCCGCCAGCACGGCGGCGAACTGCGGGTCAAACCCCTGCGGTTGATCCACGATCAACAGGCCGAGCAGGATTTCGTCGCCGCCGTCCGTCCCTTCGCCGGGGGCGCAACGGGTCAGCAGGGGGGCGATGCCGGCCGGCGGGGCGGGATCGGAGGCCAACGCGTCCGCCAACGTGCGGTCCCGGGCCACCCACATGCCGAGCGTCTGCCGCGTGATCGGGCGGCGGTGTTCGAGGGCCCACGCGGCGAGGCCGACCCGCGGATCGGGGACGGGGGTTCGCACGTTGCTCCCGCTGGGCGGTCCCGCCTCGCGGAGTCGGAGGCCGTCCCACAGCCAGACGGAGGCGTGTTCGCATCGAAGGCAGCCGCGGGCCGTCGCCCGGACGCTGCGGACCACCCCGTCCAACGAGCGGGAGGCGCCCGGCAGGTCGACGGTGAATTCGTCCTGTTGCTGAAGGCTCAACAGCGAGGCGGCCTGTTCCAGCACCCCGACGCCGCTGCCGGAGCGGCGTGGATCGACGGAGCGGGGGTGAAGCGTCAGCTCCTCCGGACGATCCCGCAGCGCCCGGAACACCAGGGCAATCAGGATCATCGCGGCCAACGGGGCGAACAGGCGATCGTCCGCCGGACCGGGCAGGACGACGTCGTACCATTCGCCGATCCGCCGCATGACGCGGAGCAGGGTCGCCTCGCTCGCGCAGCAGAGGCCGGCGATCGCCGCGAACAGCCCGGCGGCGGGGCCGGACAGCCGCCACCCGATCCAGACCGCCGGAATCGCCATCAGCAGGACGGCCCCGGCGCCGGGCGGCCACGACAGCGCCGCGCCGGTCAACGCTCCCAGCGGCCAGACCACAAACACCCCCCACACGGCCAGATCAGGCCGCCCGCCGACCAGTCGGCTCGGTTTCCATCCCCCCGCCAATTCCGCCGCGCCAGGAGGGGCGACGGGACAATGAACCACGGAGGAGGACACGGCGGGAGGGGACCCTACGGGGAAGGTCGGGACGACCGGCGGGACCGGCCGAGGCGGGGGCGTCCGCAGAGTTTACCGGATCGCTCCGCCTCCCTCGCATCGGCGCCATGCCGTAATCGGCGAAATACACACCTCCGAGCCGACCTGCGACGGTCGCATCGGCGACGCGGCGACCAACGATCTCGCGGACGGCGGTCGGTTCGCACGGACTACGCCCTCGGCGGCACGGTGAGGGCGGAGACGGCGTCCAGCAGTTCCCGGGGGCTGAACGGCTTGGGAAACAGCCGGAGCGGCCCCAACTCCGCCTGCATCTCTGCGGAACTTAGTTCGAATCCCTTACCGGTCAGCATGATCGCCGGGACTGAGGCCGTCCGCGGTTCGGCCCGCATCGAGCGCAACAGGTCCAGCCCGCTCATGCGGGGCATCTGGCAATCGGTGACAATCAACGCCGGCGGCAGTGCGAAGATGCTTTGCCATGCGGACAGCCCGTCCGCGTGGGCCTCCACCTCATACCCCGCCTTCCGGAGCTTCAGGGAAACGGCCAGGGTGATGTGAGGCTCGTCGTCGCAGATCACCACACGGGGCGACGGCCCCGGACCGGGCGCCGGCGTGGAGGACGAGTACGTCGGGGAGGGGTTGGGGTTCATGCTGCAGTCCTGAATTTCAGCGGTGAAGGCGGGCGGGGCGAAACCGGCCGCGGTCGCTCGGAGGTTAGGCGGGGACGGAGCGGCGGCTCGCGGGGCGAGCGGCGACGGGGCGAACGGGCGGGACCTCGACCCGGTGTCTTCGCGAGGCGTCGCGGTCGGATCGATGGCCGAACGGCACGCTGAGTGAGTACCGCACCCCGCCGTCCGGAGTGCATTCTGCCCCAAGGCGGCCCGCGTGAACGGTCGGTTCGCCCCACACCTCGTCGTCAGACGCCGGGAACGAGCCGAACATGTCCGACAGCGCCTCCTGGGGGGAACCCGCGTATTCCACCTCCGCGACGACCTGATCGTCGCTCAGTCGACTGCGAACCTGGACGACGCCGTCGGCGGGGGAGGCGGCGATCGCGTGGTTCAGCAGGGACGCAAACCTCCTCTCCAGCAGCGCAGCGTCCGCATGCACGGCGAGGTACAGCTCGGACGGCTCCGTCCGCAGCGTCACCCCGCGTCGCCGGGCGGCGGGTTCGGAAGCGGCGGCGGCGCGAAGCAACAGATCGTTCAACTCCAAATCTCGCGTGCCTCTGCCGGGCTCCGCCGGTCCGGTTTTGAGGGGCTCCAGCACGTCAAGGCGGCCTCTCGTCGCCCGCAGTTCCTGGGTGAGCGTCTCGAAGGCGGCCATGGCGGCGGAACGGTCCTCCAGCACGATCGCGAGGGCCAGCGCCGTGGTCAGGCTTGCGGCGAACACCAACGGGGCCGCGGCGAACTGCCCGGTGAGCGCCCACGCCAGACTGCCGACCAACAGGCCCACCGCCCCCGTCACGGTCAGAACCGGCCGTTCCAGCCGCGGCTCGTCGACGGAGGCCGGGAGGCGTCCGTCGGTCGCGGCGGTGGAGGGGAGCGGCATCAGGCGAGGTCGACGGCGAACGGACGAAACGGATCGCGGCAGCGGCGCCCTGTGGACGCCAATGCAAACGTAGTTCGCCGTTTCGCCCACGTCGGACGTGCGACTGAAAAACTGCCACGCGACCCGTCCGCCGCTCGGACGGTGCGGGCGGGGAGGGATCGAACGGTGGGCCGGGCGTCCCCCTGTCGCACCGACGGCGCCGGCAGAGGTGGAGAGCGCGCACGAAAAAACCCGCCGCGATCCTCGCGGCGGGTTCGAGTCTGCGTCGCGGCCCGCGAGATCGCGGGGCGAACCGGCGACTACGGAGATTCGCCTTCGACGACCACGCCGTCCGGGTTGCCGACGCCGTCCTCGGTGCCGAGGTCGTTGCCGGCGCCCGGATCCATGTCCACGTCGCCGTCGTCGAGGCCGTCTTCGGCGTCGATGTTCAGGTCGGCTTCCTCGGCGGCCTGCTCGTTGGTCTCGTTGATCTCCTCGTTGATGTCCTCGGCTTCCTCACCGGTGACGATCCCGTCTTCGTTGGCTTCCATGATCTCTTCGTTCGTCTCGCCCGCTTCCTCTTCGACGCTATCGCAGCCGAGGGGAACGAGGCAGAGGCCGCAGATCAGGGCCAGGGGAGTGAACTTGCGCATCAGTGAGCTCGGTGAGCGGGGGAGTTGTGGGCCGGTCGCCGGCCACGTGACGTCGAGTACCTTACCAGCGGCAAGGGCGTTCGATACGGGGGAGAGCCCGATCCGACCGTGGGGGCGGGACCAAGCGGGGCGACCGCCGGTAGACTCTCTGCGATTCGCAGGATCCTCACAAAGATTTGCGGATTTCGCCGACGGCGAGCGGAATCGCCCCGGACAGCTCTGACAACGCGACCGGCTCGGACGATGGCGGGCGCCCCCGGCCTCCCTCGCCACGGCGCTCGCCAGCACCCAAGCGTCGGCCCGAGGCCGCCGCCCGGAAAACGCTCCAGTATGGAAAGGAGGGAGGTTTAGGTAGTTTGAGAGGCGGTCTCCGCTTCCACTTGTCGAAAGTGCCGCCGTGCCTGTCTCCCTGCTCGTCTGCCTCCCGTTGCTGTTCGCGCCGGTCCAACCGCCCGGGGCGGACGGTGTGGCTCCTCCGCTCCCCGGACAGGACCCGCCGCAGCCGAACGCCGGGGAAGTCGCTCCGTTCGACGATCCGGCCCCGGCCGATCCGGGAGCTGATCCGTTCGCCGATCCGGCCCCGAGTCCCGCCGCCCAGCCGCCCCAACCGGGGGTGACGCCGGCAGCGCCGTTCGAGCCGTCCGTCGG
Coding sequences within:
- a CDS encoding sensor domain-containing diguanylate cyclase, with the protein product MWGVFVVWPLGALTGAALSWPPGAGAVLLMAIPAVWIGWRLSGPAAGLFAAIAGLCCASEATLLRVMRRIGEWYDVVLPGPADDRLFAPLAAMILIALVFRALRDRPEELTLHPRSVDPRRSGSGVGVLEQAASLLSLQQQDEFTVDLPGASRSLDGVVRSVRATARGCLRCEHASVWLWDGLRLREAGPPSGSNVRTPVPDPRVGLAAWALEHRRPITRQTLGMWVARDRTLADALASDPAPPAGIAPLLTRCAPGEGTDGGDEILLGLLIVDQPQGFDPQFAAVLAALARFAATALENARRFDQIQGRARRDDLTGLLRRDPLLEDLAAMLVPGHAQRRGHSVATVIGDLDHFKTFNDSFGHPAGDAAIRQAATIWRDLLPVGARLCRYGGEEFLAALPDHTAAEAAAHAEKVATAIRAAGVTDDGRTLPMTASFGVAAADPIDTPQHGGAGAAADRLIRRADSALFAAKEAGRDRVAVVDVDGILIAQPVGPSVRKAL
- a CDS encoding NADH-quinone oxidoreductase subunit D, whose translation is MNAVAAPPLDPRTIEFDVRTEEMLVNMGPQHPSTHGVLRLLLRTDGEIVRECTPHIGYLHRCAEKIGENLTPAQYIPYTDRMDYLAAMNMNLGWSCTVEKMLGIDVPEKGRHLRVAIAELGRIASHLLGMGAYGLDLGSFSPFLYAFREREMILDLFEHVCGARLTYSYLTPGGATHDLPEVVPMPPGLAAMTGVPEGTEMSWCDVVRHFLTWFEPRIEEYHTLLTRNGIFIKRTAGLGVMDADMAIGHGCTGPVLRGSGVDHDLRRDGEEIYTRHYDDYDFDIPVGPFPEAPPEAVLGDNWTRFYVRMMEVVQSVGLIRQALDRYEATDGPFRVAHRWNQKLPKDEVYLETECPRGQMGFGIVGDGSPIPLRARAKSSSFCNLSVIGPLSVGCFIADVPSILGSLDVVMGEIDR
- a CDS encoding RNA polymerase sigma factor; translation: MIRTSSSSTRSGATPADRSRKDDTVEQTGGVTQFLPGVRIGDPDAVGEVARQYLPRVVRLLERKLRGLRAADAENVAGSVFLALWNHAGGGRFGAGTLSDSEDLWRWLLRVTDRKAIDYARREKAAKRGGGRTRGAGDVFSAEGPSDGLDGAASVELSPADLAAFADTFERLMASLPNDLTREVVVGRLESRTSGEIARALGVSPKTVKRKLSGIRDLIRSGVIDGLAPPTARRGSGDDVPEDADD
- a CDS encoding helix-turn-helix transcriptional regulator is translated as MTRLTASHTPFSMMQEASPRADEDRPDRGAPRRRLTVGQVSEACRVARECLECGENPGCWTMLLMRAVRKWTGADRAAVVFPQSGVVLPSGEWRALRRKSSSRGLRTSRAALLATARSSVEALPDAAAEANRKAFVAKPLMAGDLPDSPPPAPRVGPAGDSRVGTALVWRDGSGRELVLLLGPAGDAEPSAIGARLTRVAVRELASAGRRLSHPGDASPDALTHRARTVLHYWLDGLLEKEVAGVLNVSEGTVHKQVHRIYKHFGVSSRGELQAQFLRRGWGRRRLWRDLAS
- a CDS encoding histidine kinase, whose product is MPLPSTAATDGRLPASVDEPRLERPVLTVTGAVGLLVGSLAWALTGQFAAAPLVFAASLTTALALAIVLEDRSAAMAAFETLTQELRATRGRLDVLEPLKTGPAEPGRGTRDLELNDLLLRAAAASEPAARRRGVTLRTEPSELYLAVHADAALLERRFASLLNHAIAASPADGVVQVRSRLSDDQVVAEVEYAGSPQEALSDMFGSFPASDDEVWGEPTVHAGRLGAECTPDGGVRYSLSVPFGHRSDRDASRRHRVEVPPVRPVAARPASRRSVPA
- a CDS encoding response regulator, whose protein sequence is MNPNPSPTYSSSTPAPGPGPSPRVVICDDEPHITLAVSLKLRKAGYEVEAHADGLSAWQSIFALPPALIVTDCQMPRMSGLDLLRSMRAEPRTASVPAIMLTGKGFELSSAEMQAELGPLRLFPKPFSPRELLDAVSALTVPPRA